The Rhodanobacteraceae bacterium genome window below encodes:
- a CDS encoding 2-amino-4-hydroxy-6-hydroxymethyldihydropteridine diphosphokinase, translating to MKTDTTTSLSEMSPRVLLMLGSNVDAEQQLDAAMRLLDGQFGVIQRSGRHWTPAAGSTDAPAYLNQAVVIRSKLDRVRLRERLRAVESQLGRRRPSPEPGLCPIDIDAVGRWLPEFEVWDTKSYTAQYAQLPLRDIAPEGI from the coding sequence ATGAAGACCGATACAACGACTAGCCTGAGCGAGATGTCGCCACGGGTCCTGCTGATGCTGGGCAGCAATGTTGACGCCGAACAGCAGCTGGATGCAGCGATGCGCCTGCTCGATGGCCAGTTTGGCGTCATCCAGCGCTCAGGCCGCCACTGGACGCCCGCTGCCGGCAGCACCGATGCGCCCGCCTATCTGAATCAGGCGGTGGTGATTCGCAGCAAACTGGATCGGGTGCGCCTGCGCGAACGGCTGCGGGCGGTCGAATCCCAGCTGGGACGCCGCCGCCCGAGCCCCGAGCCTGGACTGTGCCCCATCGACATCGATGCCGTGGGTCGCTGGCTACCGGAGTTTGAAGTCTGGGACACGAAAAGTTACACAGCTCAATATGCCCAGCTGCCGCTGCGCGATATTGCGCCAGAGGGCATTTGA
- the folB gene encoding dihydroneopterin aldolase, producing MSLTTILIKNLRVDTVIGVYEHEKQAPQALKLDLELRLDGRRAARSDALVDTVDYDEVCAQVRDFGRRHQHELLERFTHELGGHLMRRFPLRSVSLTAWKSIAGLLPAEIAVRVDMDRDALEQAQADEDRYND from the coding sequence ATGAGCCTGACCACGATATTGATCAAGAATCTGCGCGTGGACACCGTGATCGGCGTCTATGAGCACGAAAAACAGGCGCCGCAGGCGCTGAAGCTGGATCTGGAACTGCGGCTGGACGGGCGTCGGGCGGCACGCAGCGATGCCCTGGTCGATACCGTCGACTACGACGAGGTCTGCGCCCAGGTACGCGATTTTGGCCGTCGTCATCAGCACGAACTGCTGGAGCGCTTCACCCACGAACTCGGCGGGCATCTGATGCGGCGATTTCCGCTGCGCAGCGTCAGCCTGACCGCCTGGAAATCGATTGCCGGGCTGCTGCCCGCGGAGATCGCGGTGCGCGTCGACATGGATCGCGACGCCCTGGAGCAGGCCCAGGCAGATGAAGACCGATACAACGACTAG
- the tsaD gene encoding tRNA (adenosine(37)-N6)-threonylcarbamoyltransferase complex transferase subunit TsaD, translating into MRVLGIETSCDETGIAVYDTNHGLLAHALHTQAALHQDYGGVVPELASRDHILRLLPLIDQVLTEAKLTRRDLDGIAYTEGPGLIGALLTGATLAKTLAWTLDIPALGVHHLEGHLLAPLLEEPAPAFPFVALIVSGGHSLLMDVAGVGQYRQLGDTLDDAAGEAFDKTAKLLGLGYPGGPALARLAEDGDPKAFRFARPLTDRPTLDFSFSGLKTQVMLAAKRSEPEQYADIARGFEEAVVDTLIWKCLRALDETGRDRLVVAGGVGANQRLRQRLQAELGERGASVHFPRPLFCTDNGAMIALAGALRLVAGEREDACIRATPRRDLSTLSPPVANS; encoded by the coding sequence ATGCGTGTATTGGGGATAGAAACCAGCTGTGACGAGACCGGCATTGCGGTCTACGACACCAACCATGGCTTGCTGGCGCACGCACTGCACACGCAGGCCGCGCTGCATCAGGACTACGGCGGCGTGGTTCCCGAACTGGCATCCCGTGATCACATCCTGCGACTGCTGCCGCTGATCGACCAGGTGCTGACGGAAGCGAAACTGACACGGCGCGATCTCGACGGCATCGCCTACACCGAAGGCCCCGGCCTGATCGGCGCGCTACTCACCGGCGCCACCCTGGCCAAGACGCTGGCCTGGACACTCGATATCCCGGCGCTGGGCGTGCATCACCTGGAAGGGCATCTGCTGGCGCCGCTGCTGGAGGAGCCGGCACCGGCCTTTCCCTTCGTCGCGCTGATCGTCTCGGGCGGGCACAGCCTGCTGATGGATGTCGCCGGCGTCGGCCAGTATCGACAGTTGGGCGATACCCTGGACGACGCTGCCGGCGAGGCCTTCGACAAGACCGCCAAGCTGCTGGGCCTCGGATATCCGGGCGGCCCGGCGTTGGCCAGGCTGGCCGAGGACGGCGATCCCAAAGCTTTCAGGTTCGCACGACCCTTGACCGATCGACCGACACTGGATTTCAGCTTCAGCGGCCTGAAGACCCAGGTCATGTTGGCCGCCAAGCGCAGCGAGCCAGAGCAATACGCCGATATCGCCCGAGGCTTTGAAGAGGCCGTGGTCGATACCCTGATCTGGAAATGCCTGCGGGCGCTGGATGAGACCGGGCGTGATCGACTGGTGGTCGCCGGTGGCGTTGGCGCCAATCAGCGACTGCGCCAGCGACTTCAGGCCGAGCTCGGCGAGCGCGGCGCCAGCGTGCATTTTCCGCGGCCGCTGTTCTGCACCGACAACGGCGCCATGATCGCGCTCGCCGGTGCACTGCGCCTGGTCGCGGGCGAACGCGAGGACGCCTGCATCCGCGCCACACCCAGGCGCGACCTCTCCACCCTGTCACCGCCTGTAGCTAACTCATGA
- the rpsU gene encoding 30S ribosomal protein S21, with protein sequence MPNVKVRENEPFEFALRRFKRSCEKAGVLSEVRRREFYEKPTQERKRKLAAAVKRNLRRVSRDVTKRQRMY encoded by the coding sequence ATGCCCAACGTTAAAGTCCGCGAAAACGAACCCTTTGAGTTTGCCCTGCGCCGCTTCAAGCGCTCGTGCGAGAAGGCCGGTGTGTTGAGTGAAGTCCGCCGCCGCGAGTTCTACGAAAAGCCGACCCAGGAGCGCAAGCGCAAGCTCGCCGCCGCGGTCAAGCGTAACCTGCGTCGCGTCTCGCGCGATGTGACGAAGCGTCAGCGGATGTATTGA
- a CDS encoding GatB/YqeY domain-containing protein: protein MSLKARLMDDVKAAMKGGDKERLATLRLITSAIKQVEIDSRAEGERLELGDAEVLAVLEKMLKQRRDSIQQFEAAGRQDLADKEKAEVVVIDEYMPARLSDADLDALIREAMTETGATTARDMGKVMAAMKAKAAGRADMQLVSARVKALLG from the coding sequence ATGAGCCTCAAAGCCCGATTGATGGATGACGTCAAGGCCGCGATGAAGGGCGGCGACAAGGAGCGTCTGGCGACGCTGCGACTGATCACTTCGGCGATCAAGCAGGTCGAGATCGACAGCCGTGCCGAAGGCGAGCGTCTGGAACTGGGTGATGCCGAGGTGCTGGCCGTGCTCGAGAAGATGCTGAAGCAGCGCCGCGATTCGATCCAGCAGTTCGAGGCCGCCGGGCGCCAGGATCTGGCCGACAAGGAGAAGGCGGAGGTCGTCGTCATCGACGAATACATGCCGGCGCGGCTGTCCGACGCCGATCTCGACGCCCTGATCCGCGAAGCGATGACCGAAACCGGCGCCACCACGGCCCGCGACATGGGCAAGGTCATGGCGGCGATGAAGGCCAAGGCCGCCGGCCGCGCCGACATGCAGCTGGTCAGCGCGCGGGTCAAGGCCTTGCTGGGCTGA
- a CDS encoding acetyl-CoA carboxylase carboxyltransferase subunit alpha translates to MNPAFLDFEQPIAELEAKIQELRYASQGNAMNIEEEIGKLKDKCRAKTQAIFANLSPWQIAQLARHPLRPHTLDYLPLVFDEFHELKGDRHYADDPAIIGGLARIGGRPVMFIGQEKGRDTKEKVRRNFGMPRPEGYRKAQRLLQMAERFGLPVLTFIDTMGAYPGVGAEERGQSEAIAKSLEIMSDLRVPIICTVIGEGGSGGALAIGVGDRTLMLEYAIYSVISPEGCASILWKSSDRAREAADALGITSTRLLQLGLVDQVIDEPLGGAHRDTAAMAATLKDHLLRQLDGLERIEAGSLVEARYRRLRGYGSQRAE, encoded by the coding sequence ATGAATCCAGCCTTCCTCGACTTCGAACAGCCGATCGCCGAACTGGAAGCCAAGATCCAGGAATTGCGTTACGCCAGTCAGGGCAACGCAATGAACATCGAGGAGGAGATCGGCAAGCTCAAGGACAAGTGCCGGGCCAAGACCCAGGCCATCTTTGCCAATCTCTCGCCCTGGCAGATCGCGCAGCTGGCGCGTCATCCGCTGCGTCCGCACACGCTCGACTATCTGCCGCTGGTCTTCGACGAGTTCCACGAGCTCAAGGGTGACCGGCACTACGCCGATGACCCGGCCATCATTGGTGGTCTGGCCCGTATCGGTGGCCGGCCGGTGATGTTCATCGGCCAGGAAAAGGGCCGCGACACCAAGGAAAAGGTGCGCCGCAACTTCGGTATGCCTCGGCCTGAAGGCTATCGCAAGGCCCAGCGCCTGCTGCAGATGGCCGAGCGCTTCGGCCTGCCGGTGCTGACCTTCATCGACACCATGGGCGCCTATCCCGGCGTCGGCGCCGAGGAACGTGGCCAGTCCGAGGCCATCGCCAAGAGCCTGGAGATCATGTCGGATCTGCGGGTGCCGATCATCTGCACGGTCATCGGCGAAGGCGGTTCCGGCGGCGCGCTGGCCATTGGCGTGGGCGATCGCACGCTGATGCTGGAGTACGCCATCTACTCGGTGATCTCGCCCGAAGGTTGCGCCTCGATCCTGTGGAAGAGTTCCGATCGCGCCCGCGAAGCGGCTGACGCCCTGGGCATCACTTCCACGCGTCTGCTGCAACTGGGACTGGTCGATCAGGTGATCGACGAGCCGCTGGGCGGCGCCCACCGCGACACGGCGGCGATGGCAGCAACATTGAAGGATCATCTGTTGCGCCAACTCGACGGCCTGGAGCGCATCGAGGCCGGCAGCCTGGTGGAAGCCCGCTACCGGCGTTTGCGCGGCTATGGCTCGCAGCGCGCCGAATAG
- the tilS gene encoding tRNA lysidine(34) synthetase TilS has product MTATGTDTVAALIHAIEQSLLPLPKAPVWIALSGGMDSSTLLACAARSALARARGLSAVHVHHGLHPDADLWADQVQEQALALEVPCEVHRVQVDPRGQGLEAAAREARHAVFAQVLSADAVLLLAHHREDQAETLLLRMLRGTSVDGLGAMRALRACGHGWLARPWLTHARQQLQLAAEALGLRWIEDPANHDLRHDRSFLRQSVWPLLDGRFPALAERLTRLARHAASASDELEASAEAVLESHAEWSERRLRISPLLDLGEALFGATLRRFARQLQVAPPGFHELQRLRQEVLLAQIDASPILRWQGHEFRRFRDDLYLLRQSDTLAAPAVELEWSVGASRLDLPADLGRLLLLDPQDREAAAPTAAQVRWRRGGERLRPAGKPHRRDLRLLFQELGVPPWQRERVPLLFEGKELLAAVGLVESARLAALWPGLRVRWEQ; this is encoded by the coding sequence TTGACCGCCACTGGCACGGATACCGTTGCGGCATTGATCCATGCCATCGAGCAGTCACTGCTGCCCTTGCCGAAGGCGCCGGTCTGGATTGCCCTGAGTGGCGGCATGGATTCCTCGACGCTGCTGGCCTGCGCTGCGCGAAGCGCACTGGCGCGGGCGCGCGGCTTGAGCGCCGTGCACGTCCATCACGGTCTGCATCCCGACGCCGATCTTTGGGCTGATCAGGTACAGGAGCAGGCGCTCGCCTTGGAAGTGCCCTGCGAGGTCCACCGTGTGCAAGTCGATCCGCGCGGACAGGGTCTGGAGGCCGCGGCCCGGGAAGCGCGTCATGCGGTCTTTGCACAGGTGTTGAGCGCCGATGCTGTCTTGCTGCTGGCGCACCACCGCGAGGATCAGGCTGAAACCCTGCTGCTGCGCATGCTGCGCGGCACCTCCGTCGATGGCCTGGGGGCCATGCGTGCGCTGCGGGCCTGCGGTCATGGCTGGCTGGCGCGACCGTGGCTGACCCACGCCCGTCAGCAGTTGCAGCTTGCCGCCGAAGCGTTGGGTCTGCGCTGGATCGAAGATCCGGCCAACCACGATCTGCGCCACGACCGATCCTTCCTGCGGCAGAGTGTCTGGCCGCTGCTGGACGGCCGCTTTCCGGCGCTGGCCGAGCGGCTGACTCGATTGGCTCGGCATGCGGCCTCGGCCAGCGACGAGCTTGAGGCCAGCGCTGAGGCGGTGCTTGAATCGCACGCCGAATGGAGCGAACGACGGCTGCGCATCAGCCCGCTGCTGGATCTGGGCGAGGCACTGTTCGGGGCCACGCTGCGCCGTTTCGCCCGGCAGCTGCAGGTGGCGCCGCCCGGATTCCACGAGTTGCAGCGCCTGCGCCAGGAGGTGCTGCTGGCTCAGATCGACGCGAGCCCGATCCTGCGCTGGCAGGGCCATGAGTTCCGCCGCTTCCGCGATGACCTCTACTTGCTGCGGCAATCGGACACGCTCGCCGCGCCTGCCGTCGAACTGGAATGGTCCGTCGGTGCCAGCCGTCTGGATTTGCCCGCCGACCTCGGCAGGCTGTTGCTGCTGGATCCGCAGGATCGCGAGGCAGCGGCACCGACCGCCGCACAGGTGCGCTGGCGTCGCGGCGGCGAGCGCCTGCGCCCGGCTGGCAAGCCACACCGCCGCGATCTGCGACTGCTGTTCCAGGAACTCGGGGTACCGCCCTGGCAGCGCGAGCGCGTGCCCTTGCTGTTCGAAGGCAAGGAGCTGCTGGCGGCCGTCGGACTGGTCGAAAGCGCCAGACTGGCCGCGTTGTGGCCCGGACTGCGGGTACGCTGGGAGCAGTGA
- a CDS encoding sulfite exporter TauE/SafE family protein, with protein MIETLILMAIGAVAGVMAGLLGIGGGLIVVPALAFWLPATGIPADVALHAAIATSLASISVTAAASAWAHHRRGGVDARALAWLTPGLILGSGGGALVVAGISRSSLTVFVASFCLLAAWQIARPRAEQLATLPERPMPSAWLAPGGLVIGAVSAAVGIGGGSLTVPLLYRLGAPLRKAIGTSAAAGFPIALAGTVGYCFADTPAALSRWAIGLVDLKLALAIASLSILTAPLGAALAHRLPVARLKQIFALWLLVVAGLLVYRLSRG; from the coding sequence ATGATCGAAACCCTGATCTTGATGGCGATTGGCGCAGTGGCCGGCGTGATGGCCGGTCTGCTCGGCATCGGCGGCGGCCTGATCGTGGTGCCGGCATTGGCCTTCTGGCTGCCAGCGACCGGGATTCCGGCCGACGTGGCTCTGCATGCGGCCATCGCCACCTCGCTGGCCAGCATCAGTGTTACCGCCGCTGCCAGCGCCTGGGCGCACCATCGGCGCGGCGGCGTCGACGCCCGGGCACTGGCCTGGCTGACACCGGGGCTGATCCTCGGCAGCGGCGGCGGCGCGCTGGTGGTTGCCGGCATCTCGCGCAGCTCACTGACGGTGTTTGTCGCCAGTTTCTGTCTGCTGGCCGCCTGGCAGATCGCGCGGCCGCGAGCCGAACAGCTGGCAACCCTGCCCGAGCGGCCGATGCCCAGCGCCTGGCTTGCGCCGGGCGGGCTGGTGATCGGCGCAGTATCGGCCGCAGTGGGCATCGGCGGCGGCTCGCTGACGGTGCCGCTGCTCTACCGCCTGGGAGCGCCGCTGCGCAAGGCCATCGGCACTTCGGCAGCCGCCGGTTTTCCGATCGCGCTGGCCGGCACCGTCGGCTACTGCTTTGCCGACACCCCGGCGGCGCTGTCACGCTGGGCCATCGGTCTGGTCGACCTGAAGCTGGCGCTGGCGATCGCTTCGCTCAGCATCCTGACCGCCCCGCTCGGCGCCGCGCTGGCCCACCGGCTGCCGGTGGCACGCCTCAAGCAGATCTTCGCACTCTGGCTGCTGGTGGTCGCCGGCCTGCTCGTCTATCGATTGAGTCGGGGCTGA
- a CDS encoding lytic transglycosylase domain-containing protein — protein MRCICSIVLLLLLLLLSKGVLAADLAEQRAQFQVAWRIAQTGSDASARVPGLEDYPLYPYLPYERLRRIPGKATFAEIEQYLKDYGDTLPGHRLRAQMLEHYGRNNRHQEFLAIYREDLASVDLRCHAFSARRATKAAGDAEAEALGLYATLDKDRADCRPMLTWMRARKLLTPERVRARVEQAIAAGQTGLARVLSNDLPKTEQPGAQRRILARAEASVALNQAGKWPANADSAEAATLALTQSARKSALGAQSRYQILAKSLPFDAAQKLRIEAEIARYAAVERLPEAKALLARVPAAGFDDNLREWQVRYHLRRLEWTEALAALDGMSATLAAKSNWRYTRGRVLELLDRAEEAKADFQAAATEANFHAFLAADRIGAPYAICPADGLLDGDRALEVLALGGVRRALEWAALGEIDRARSEWFWQLPQLDPQQRREAGLIASREGQNEWAIFTLNTDTLMRQYEARFPLLYTDTVVQESRRTGLPPAWVYGLIRAESAWNANARSPVGARGLMQLMPQTAAAVTKSLGIRSAPLTDPAHNIRLGTTYLSLRMGNLDGNAVLATGAYNAGIGAVKRWIGEPLPPWDLWVETVPYKETREYIARVLAFSVLYDWRIDGSPQRLSAMIPGLGGKAEPAPIQCP, from the coding sequence TTGCGTTGTATCTGTTCGATCGTGCTGTTGCTGCTGTTGCTGCTGTTGTCCAAGGGGGTGCTTGCGGCAGATCTGGCCGAGCAGCGCGCGCAGTTTCAGGTGGCCTGGCGCATCGCCCAGACCGGCTCGGACGCCAGCGCTCGCGTGCCGGGGCTGGAAGACTATCCGCTTTATCCCTATTTGCCCTACGAACGTCTGCGCAGGATTCCGGGAAAGGCCACCTTTGCCGAGATCGAACAGTATCTGAAGGACTACGGCGACACCTTGCCCGGACACCGGCTGCGCGCCCAGATGCTGGAGCACTATGGTCGCAACAATCGGCACCAGGAGTTTCTGGCGATTTACCGCGAGGACCTGGCCTCGGTCGATCTGCGCTGCCATGCCTTCAGCGCCAGGCGTGCCACCAAGGCTGCCGGCGATGCCGAGGCCGAAGCGCTTGGCCTGTATGCGACCCTGGACAAGGATCGGGCTGACTGTCGGCCGATGCTGACCTGGATGCGCGCCCGGAAGCTGCTGACGCCCGAGCGCGTGCGGGCGCGTGTAGAGCAGGCCATCGCTGCAGGTCAGACCGGTCTGGCAAGGGTGCTCAGCAACGATTTGCCCAAGACTGAACAGCCCGGCGCGCAACGCAGGATCCTGGCCCGGGCCGAAGCCTCGGTGGCGCTGAACCAGGCCGGCAAATGGCCAGCCAATGCCGACAGCGCCGAGGCCGCCACGCTGGCGCTGACACAGTCGGCACGCAAGAGCGCGCTCGGAGCCCAATCCCGTTACCAGATCCTGGCGAAGAGCCTGCCTTTCGATGCCGCGCAGAAGCTGCGCATCGAGGCCGAGATCGCCCGCTATGCGGCGGTCGAGCGCCTGCCGGAGGCCAAGGCCCTGCTGGCACGGGTGCCGGCCGCAGGGTTCGATGACAATCTGCGCGAATGGCAGGTGCGTTATCACCTGCGGCGGCTGGAATGGACCGAGGCGCTGGCGGCCCTGGACGGCATGTCGGCCACACTGGCAGCCAAGTCGAACTGGCGCTACACCCGGGGTCGTGTACTCGAGTTGCTGGATCGGGCCGAAGAGGCCAAAGCCGACTTCCAGGCCGCCGCCACCGAGGCCAATTTCCACGCTTTCCTGGCAGCCGATCGCATCGGCGCACCGTACGCCATCTGCCCAGCCGATGGTCTGCTCGACGGCGACCGGGCGCTGGAGGTGCTGGCCCTGGGCGGTGTGCGTCGCGCGCTGGAGTGGGCGGCACTCGGCGAGATCGATAGGGCCCGCTCGGAATGGTTCTGGCAGCTGCCGCAGCTGGATCCGCAGCAGCGCCGGGAAGCCGGTCTGATCGCCAGCCGCGAAGGTCAGAACGAATGGGCGATCTTCACGCTGAATACCGACACGCTGATGCGCCAGTACGAGGCCCGCTTTCCGCTGCTGTACACCGATACGGTGGTCCAGGAATCGAGGCGCACCGGCTTGCCGCCGGCCTGGGTCTACGGTCTGATCCGTGCCGAAAGCGCGTGGAATGCGAATGCCCGATCACCGGTGGGCGCGCGCGGCCTGATGCAGCTGATGCCGCAGACCGCCGCGGCCGTGACCAAATCACTGGGCATCCGTTCGGCCCCGTTGACCGATCCAGCCCACAACATTCGCCTGGGCACCACCTATCTCAGTCTGCGCATGGGTAATCTCGACGGCAACGCGGTGCTGGCCACCGGCGCCTACAACGCCGGCATCGGCGCCGTGAAGCGCTGGATCGGCGAGCCACTGCCGCCCTGGGACCTGTGGGTGGAAACCGTGCCCTACAAGGAAACCCGCGAATACATCGCCCGCGTGCTGGCCTTCAGCGTGCTCTACGACTGGCGCATCGACGGCAGCCCGCAACGGCTGTCGGCGATGATTCCGGGCCTCGGCGGCAAGGCCGAGCCGGCGCCGATCCAGTGTCCTTGA
- a CDS encoding PD40 domain-containing protein, whose amino-acid sequence MRASLLLPLTLIWTAHAACAQSTPNPILFVTQVPVPVDFATVGSTFANHLASPASVYRGGDLWIRYGDGSLRNLTAVAGFGMSGFQGANAIAVRDPAVHWNGTKAVFSMVVGSPPQQFVVQSYRWQLYEITGFGQGQTVSITLVPNQPSQYNNVMPAYLSDGTLVFASDRPRNGAAHLYPQHDEYESTATVTGLWRLNPATGDLKLLDHSPSGDFDPIVDSFGRLLFTRWDHLQRDQQADQAGNPFGNFDWLSEAANAPLAVGITEDFPEPRVAPPGAPVNGHRFNNFFPWQLAQDGTQAELLNHLGRHELHEYFDRSFATDPNLTEFISAVSGRTNPNDIENLFQIAEDPTQPGRYVGIDAPEFATHASGQLVRLVAGPSVNPDDVVIEYLTPRSTFGTTPAPDHSGHYRNPIVLSDGSIVVAHTTEQNELANLGTATAPIPNYRFRLKLMTTGSGGFQTAGASLTSGINKNVNWWNPDQMVSYSGELWELSPVEVRAQTAPSPVLAAPLANPEQQAFANAAVAESTFRQFLRAQNLGLIVVRNNTFRDDADQQQPYNLRVPGGVQTVGAAGTLYDIAHFQLVQGDQVRGIGGTSTPNPGRRVVPRFLHEAAALSHNLPNATGPEGSSPIFADGSTAIFVPTQRALSWQTTAPDGTPVVRERFWLTLQPGEIRTCDGCHGINRNGQAGQPASTATPQALTALLQHWSELKGGLMFADGLE is encoded by the coding sequence ATGCGCGCTTCGCTGCTGTTGCCGCTGACCCTGATCTGGACCGCCCACGCTGCCTGCGCCCAGTCCACCCCGAATCCGATCCTGTTTGTCACCCAGGTCCCGGTGCCCGTCGACTTTGCCACCGTCGGGTCGACCTTTGCCAATCATCTGGCCAGCCCGGCATCGGTCTACCGGGGTGGCGATCTGTGGATCCGCTACGGTGACGGCAGCCTGCGCAATCTGACCGCCGTGGCCGGTTTCGGCATGAGCGGCTTTCAGGGTGCCAATGCCATTGCCGTGCGCGATCCGGCCGTGCACTGGAACGGCACCAAGGCGGTGTTCTCGATGGTCGTCGGTTCGCCGCCGCAGCAGTTCGTGGTGCAGAGTTATCGCTGGCAGCTGTACGAGATCACCGGTTTCGGCCAGGGCCAGACGGTGTCGATCACGCTGGTCCCCAATCAGCCGAGCCAGTACAACAACGTGATGCCGGCCTATCTGTCCGACGGCACCCTGGTGTTCGCCTCGGACAGGCCGCGCAACGGCGCTGCGCACCTGTATCCGCAGCATGACGAGTACGAATCGACCGCCACCGTGACCGGCCTGTGGCGATTGAATCCGGCGACCGGCGATCTCAAGCTGCTGGATCATTCGCCCTCGGGCGACTTCGATCCGATCGTCGACAGTTTCGGCCGCTTGCTGTTCACCCGCTGGGATCATCTGCAGCGCGATCAGCAGGCCGATCAGGCCGGCAATCCCTTTGGCAACTTCGACTGGCTGAGCGAAGCGGCCAACGCGCCGCTGGCGGTCGGCATCACCGAGGACTTTCCCGAGCCGCGGGTGGCGCCGCCCGGTGCGCCGGTCAATGGCCATCGTTTCAACAATTTCTTCCCCTGGCAGCTGGCGCAGGACGGCACCCAGGCCGAGCTGCTGAACCATCTCGGCCGGCATGAGCTGCATGAGTACTTTGATCGCAGTTTCGCCACCGATCCCAACCTCACGGAGTTCATCTCCGCAGTGTCAGGACGCACCAATCCCAACGATATCGAGAACCTGTTCCAGATCGCCGAGGACCCCACCCAGCCCGGCCGTTACGTGGGTATCGATGCTCCAGAGTTTGCCACGCATGCTTCGGGCCAGCTGGTACGTCTGGTGGCCGGGCCATCGGTCAATCCGGACGATGTGGTCATCGAATACCTGACGCCGCGCAGCACTTTCGGCACCACGCCGGCGCCGGATCACTCCGGGCACTATCGCAATCCGATCGTGCTCAGCGACGGCAGCATCGTGGTCGCCCACACCACCGAGCAGAACGAACTGGCCAACCTCGGTACCGCCACGGCGCCGATCCCGAACTATCGTTTCCGCCTGAAGTTGATGACGACCGGCAGCGGTGGTTTCCAGACCGCGGGAGCCAGTCTCACCTCGGGCATCAACAAGAACGTCAACTGGTGGAATCCGGATCAGATGGTCAGCTACAGCGGCGAGCTGTGGGAACTGAGCCCGGTGGAAGTGCGCGCCCAGACAGCGCCGAGCCCGGTTCTGGCGGCACCACTGGCCAACCCCGAGCAGCAGGCTTTTGCCAATGCGGCGGTGGCGGAATCGACCTTCAGACAGTTTCTGCGAGCGCAGAACCTCGGGCTGATCGTGGTCCGCAACAACACCTTCCGGGACGACGCCGACCAGCAGCAGCCCTACAACCTGAGGGTGCCAGGTGGCGTGCAGACCGTGGGCGCTGCCGGCACCCTCTACGACATCGCCCACTTCCAGCTGGTGCAGGGCGATCAGGTGCGCGGCATCGGCGGCACCAGCACCCCCAACCCGGGTCGCCGCGTGGTTCCGCGCTTCTTGCACGAAGCCGCGGCCTTGAGTCACAACCTGCCCAATGCCACGGGTCCGGAGGGCTCCTCCCCGATCTTCGCCGACGGCTCCACGGCGATCTTCGTGCCCACGCAGCGTGCGCTGAGCTGGCAGACCACCGCGCCCGACGGCACGCCGGTGGTGCGCGAGCGCTTCTGGCTGACGCTGCAGCCGGGCGAAATCCGCACCTGTGACGGCTGCCATGGCATCAATCGCAATGGCCAGGCCGGACAGCCGGCATCCACAGCGACGCCCCAGGCATTGACTGCGCTGCTGCAGCACTGGAGCGAGCTCAAGGGCGGGCTGATGTTCGCCGACGGTCTGGAGTAG